A single window of Kitasatospora sp. HUAS MG31 DNA harbors:
- a CDS encoding aldehyde dehydrogenase family protein, with protein sequence MELIDPRTGRVRGTLDPARAEGVATAVRTARTALPAWRGLTPRERERRLLALAGLLEAHAGEYRERERAGTGKPAAEAEAEVREAADQFRFHAGAARAQTAPAAGGYLAGHRSWVGWEPVGVVGAIVPWNYPLLMAAWRCAPALAAGNTVVLKPAGTTPDSALLLAEHADRALGAGVLTALAGDRETGRLLVSAEADMIAFTGSTTAGAEIAARAGGRRVSLELGGNSPVLVLPDAPDRTFADLAAACTYNAGQSCAAPARVIALAADHDRVVAALTAAMAARRAGRDFGPLNNADQAARHDRILAASAARYAVAAPGRGDGLWRPARVLADLPEDDPAVVEEVFGPVLTVQRADGPDHAVALANAVPQALAASVWTADLSAGLDLAARIDAGEVWLNCHLAQSAELPHGGRGASGHGTDLSLLALQEYQRPKTVTARL encoded by the coding sequence ATGGAGCTGATCGATCCGCGGACCGGCCGGGTGCGCGGCACCCTCGACCCGGCGCGCGCCGAAGGGGTGGCCACCGCCGTCCGGACGGCCCGGACCGCCCTGCCGGCCTGGCGCGGCCTCACCCCGCGCGAGCGGGAACGCCGCCTGCTGGCCCTGGCCGGCCTGCTGGAGGCGCACGCCGGCGAATACCGGGAACGGGAGCGGGCCGGCACCGGCAAGCCCGCTGCCGAGGCGGAGGCCGAGGTGCGGGAGGCCGCCGACCAGTTCCGCTTCCACGCCGGGGCCGCGCGGGCGCAGACGGCCCCCGCCGCCGGCGGCTACCTGGCCGGACACCGCAGCTGGGTGGGCTGGGAGCCGGTGGGCGTGGTCGGCGCGATCGTGCCCTGGAACTACCCGCTGCTGATGGCCGCCTGGCGCTGCGCCCCGGCCCTGGCCGCCGGGAACACGGTGGTCCTCAAACCGGCCGGGACCACCCCGGACTCGGCGCTGCTGCTCGCCGAGCACGCCGACCGGGCACTCGGCGCGGGCGTCCTGACCGCGCTGGCCGGCGACCGGGAGACCGGGCGGCTGCTGGTGTCCGCGGAGGCGGACATGATCGCCTTCACCGGCAGCACCACCGCCGGCGCGGAGATCGCCGCCCGGGCCGGCGGGCGCCGGGTCAGCCTGGAACTGGGCGGCAACAGCCCGGTCCTGGTGCTCCCCGACGCCCCCGACCGGACCTTCGCCGACCTGGCCGCCGCCTGCACCTACAACGCCGGCCAGAGCTGCGCCGCCCCCGCCCGGGTGATCGCCCTCGCCGCCGACCACGACCGGGTGGTGGCGGCGCTCACCGCCGCGATGGCCGCCCGCCGCGCCGGCCGCGACTTCGGCCCGCTCAACAACGCCGACCAGGCGGCCCGTCACGACCGGATCCTGGCCGCCTCCGCCGCCCGGTACGCGGTGGCGGCGCCGGGCCGCGGCGACGGGCTGTGGCGGCCGGCCCGGGTGCTGGCCGACCTGCCCGAGGACGATCCGGCGGTGGTGGAGGAGGTGTTCGGCCCCGTGCTGACCGTCCAGCGGGCCGACGGGCCCGACCACGCGGTGGCGCTGGCCAACGCGGTGCCGCAGGCGCTGGCCGCGAGCGTCTGGACCGCCGATCTCTCCGCCGGCCTGGACCTGGCGGCCCGGATCGACGCCGGCGAGGTCTGGCTCAACTGCCACCTCGCGCAGTCCGCCGAGCTGCCCCACGGCGGCCGCGGCGCCTCCGGCCACGGCACGGACCTGAGCCTGCTCGCGCTGCAGGAGTACCAGCGGCCGAAGACGGTCACCGCGCGGCTGTGA
- the ligD gene encoding non-homologous end-joining DNA ligase — protein sequence MEIRPMLATATTRRSFDPRWVLERKLDGIRAVAERSGPRVRLWSRTGKRLEDGYPELVAALAAQPVPEFTVDGEIVALDGRGVPSFALLQQRMGLHDPRRAVATGVTVTYFLFDVVALMGHDTTGLPLTDRKELLREAVTFGDPLRYTDHETADGPVPLAEVCAAGWEGLIAKRADSRYVPRRSSDWLKLKCEAGQELVVGGFTEPSGSRVGFGALLVGYREAGRLRYAGKVGTGFDTRTLLALREVLDALERPDSPFDEPVPERRPHWVEPRLVAQVGFTEWTRDGRLRAPRFLGLRQDRPAGEVVREYPSE from the coding sequence ATGGAGATCCGCCCCATGCTCGCCACCGCCACCACCCGCCGTTCCTTCGACCCGCGCTGGGTGCTGGAGCGCAAGCTGGACGGCATCCGCGCGGTGGCCGAGCGGTCCGGCCCGCGGGTACGGCTGTGGTCGCGGACCGGCAAGCGTCTGGAGGACGGCTACCCGGAGCTGGTGGCGGCCCTGGCCGCGCAGCCCGTCCCGGAGTTCACCGTGGACGGCGAGATCGTGGCGCTGGACGGGCGCGGGGTGCCCAGCTTTGCCCTGCTGCAGCAGCGGATGGGGCTGCACGATCCCCGGCGGGCGGTGGCAACCGGGGTGACGGTGACGTACTTCCTGTTCGACGTGGTGGCGCTGATGGGCCATGACACCACCGGCCTGCCGCTCACCGACCGCAAGGAGCTGCTGCGGGAGGCGGTGACCTTCGGCGACCCGCTGCGGTACACCGACCACGAGACCGCCGACGGTCCGGTGCCGCTGGCGGAGGTGTGCGCGGCGGGCTGGGAGGGGCTGATCGCCAAGCGGGCGGACAGCCGGTACGTGCCGCGCCGCTCCTCGGACTGGCTGAAGCTCAAGTGCGAGGCCGGCCAGGAGCTGGTGGTCGGCGGCTTCACCGAGCCCTCCGGCAGCCGGGTGGGCTTCGGCGCGCTGCTGGTCGGCTACCGGGAGGCCGGCCGGCTGCGGTACGCGGGCAAGGTGGGCACCGGCTTCGACACCCGGACGCTGCTGGCCCTGCGGGAGGTGCTGGACGCGCTGGAGCGGCCCGACAGCCCGTTCGACGAGCCGGTGCCGGAGCGGCGGCCGCACTGGGTGGAGCCCCGGCTGGTGGCCCAGGTGGGCTTCACCGAGTGGACCCGGGACGGCCGGCTGCGGGCGCCGCGGTTCCTGGGACTGCGCCAGGACCGGCCGGCCGGGGAGGTGGTGCGGGAGTACCCGTCCGAGTGA
- a CDS encoding YegP family protein has translation MAGKFELYVDESGNHRFRLKAANGAVVVTGDPEESREQCLRSIESIRKLAPYAPLQESAAGQG, from the coding sequence ATGGCTGGAAAGTTCGAGCTGTACGTCGACGAGTCGGGCAACCACCGCTTCCGCCTGAAGGCGGCCAACGGGGCGGTCGTGGTGACCGGCGACCCCGAGGAGTCGCGGGAGCAGTGCCTGCGGAGCATCGAGTCCATCCGCAAGCTGGCGCCCTACGCGCCGCTGCAGGAGAGCGCCGCAGGTCAGGGCTAG
- a CDS encoding putative T7SS-secreted protein, with translation MSSKNDYPTLGFDPAPGDPGNVDGLVQKLNKAAGAMESAHRTLTAIGQGGSAWEGDAAKGFSSKIGELPKNMADSVDAMKAASGQLSSWSQTLVSYQNTAKRYEAEAADAKRRKDAAEDHVGRAANHYNSASENPAFSLLGQRFNDDASLASAQQRINAAQAELNAAGNELDIAKRELSSIEDELEAIVKQAKELLEHHQDDADKTAKALRKANQNAPHISVWEKIGNGFKSIGSKIKAWATKHADLLKKIGDIAGGVSAVLGIAALATMWCPPLAAALGAASAGASAVALGAHGLAKLGGANVSWTTIALDGVGAFPFIGTAAKAGKGVAMGAKALATERSVAAAGSHLRGAGKEIAEKFMEGGFAHKYAIEPLLTKTPLKKLPGIANEFSIATREAVGWAAPATSWWSRGTQIGMKAGGLVMNAPNLYHQVTGS, from the coding sequence GTGAGCAGCAAGAACGACTACCCCACGCTCGGCTTCGACCCGGCCCCGGGTGACCCGGGCAACGTCGACGGCCTGGTGCAGAAGCTCAACAAGGCGGCCGGCGCGATGGAGAGCGCCCACCGCACCCTGACCGCCATCGGCCAGGGCGGCAGCGCCTGGGAGGGCGACGCGGCCAAGGGCTTCTCCAGCAAGATCGGCGAGCTGCCGAAGAACATGGCCGACAGCGTCGACGCCATGAAGGCCGCCTCCGGTCAGCTCAGCAGCTGGAGCCAGACCCTGGTCTCGTACCAGAACACCGCCAAGCGGTACGAGGCCGAGGCCGCCGACGCCAAGCGCCGGAAGGACGCCGCCGAGGACCACGTCGGACGGGCCGCCAACCACTACAACAGCGCCTCCGAGAACCCGGCGTTCAGCCTGCTCGGCCAGCGGTTCAACGACGACGCGTCACTGGCCAGCGCCCAGCAGCGGATCAACGCGGCGCAGGCCGAGCTGAACGCCGCCGGGAACGAGCTGGACATCGCCAAGCGCGAGCTCTCCTCGATCGAGGACGAGCTGGAGGCGATCGTCAAGCAGGCCAAGGAGCTGCTGGAGCACCACCAGGACGACGCCGACAAGACCGCCAAGGCCCTACGCAAGGCCAACCAGAACGCGCCGCACATCAGCGTCTGGGAGAAGATCGGCAACGGCTTCAAGAGCATCGGCAGCAAGATCAAGGCCTGGGCGACCAAGCACGCCGACCTGCTGAAGAAGATCGGCGACATCGCCGGCGGCGTCTCGGCGGTGCTGGGCATCGCGGCGCTGGCCACCATGTGGTGCCCGCCGCTGGCCGCCGCTCTCGGCGCGGCCTCGGCCGGTGCCTCGGCGGTCGCGCTCGGCGCCCACGGACTGGCCAAGCTCGGCGGCGCCAACGTCAGTTGGACGACCATCGCGCTGGACGGTGTCGGCGCCTTCCCATTCATCGGAACCGCCGCCAAGGCCGGCAAGGGCGTCGCCATGGGCGCCAAGGCCCTGGCCACCGAGCGCTCGGTCGCCGCCGCCGGATCACATCTCCGCGGGGCAGGGAAGGAGATCGCCGAGAAGTTCATGGAGGGCGGTTTCGCGCATAAGTACGCGATCGAGCCGCTCCTCACCAAGACTCCGCTCAAGAAGCTGCCCGGCATCGCGAACGAGTTCAGCATCGCGACGCGCGAAGCGGTGGGCTGGGCCGCCCCGGCCACCTCCTGGTGGTCGCGCGGCACCCAGATCGGCATGAAGGCTGGCGGGCTCGTCATGAACGCGCCCAACCTCTACCACCAGGTGACAGGATCGTGA
- a CDS encoding S1 family peptidase produces the protein MTALRTGRRAALLAASVLTATALAVSVGTAGDAAASPTLPVPVIEPEQAQALAAGLEQDLGQDRTAGSYLDAAGRLVVTVTDRQAADQVKAAGAVARMVPHSGAQLTAATAELDRSAAVPGTAWAVDPVTNQVVLSTDSSVTGAGLEKVRMAAASLGAVVRVEPMLGRLTTKLAGGDAIYGSGYRCSLGFNVHQGSTQYFLTAGHCGAAVPTWYSDRGQTVKLGNTANARFPGDDFALVGYTNGSTPPSAVDLYNATTRSITGASTPAVGLSVSRSGSTTGVHSGKVTALNATVNYAEGTVRGLIKTSVCAEPGDSGGPLFSGNTAHGLTSGGSGDCTVGGTTYFQPVTEALAAYGVTVG, from the coding sequence CGCCGCCTCCGTGCTCACCGCGACGGCCCTGGCGGTGTCCGTCGGCACCGCCGGCGACGCCGCCGCCAGCCCGACCCTCCCCGTACCGGTCATCGAGCCCGAACAGGCCCAGGCCCTGGCCGCCGGCCTGGAGCAGGACCTCGGCCAGGACCGCACCGCGGGCTCCTACCTGGACGCGGCGGGCCGGCTGGTGGTCACCGTCACCGACCGGCAGGCCGCGGACCAGGTGAAGGCGGCCGGCGCCGTCGCGCGGATGGTCCCGCACAGCGGCGCCCAGCTGACCGCGGCCACCGCCGAACTGGACCGCTCGGCGGCCGTCCCCGGCACCGCCTGGGCGGTGGACCCGGTCACCAACCAGGTGGTCCTGTCCACCGACTCCTCCGTGACCGGGGCCGGCCTGGAGAAGGTGCGGATGGCCGCCGCGAGCCTGGGCGCCGTCGTCCGGGTCGAGCCGATGCTCGGCCGGCTCACCACCAAGCTGGCCGGAGGTGACGCGATCTACGGCAGCGGGTACCGCTGCTCGCTCGGCTTCAACGTGCACCAGGGCAGCACGCAGTACTTCCTGACCGCGGGCCACTGCGGCGCGGCCGTCCCGACCTGGTACTCCGACCGCGGCCAGACCGTCAAGCTCGGCAACACCGCCAACGCCCGCTTCCCCGGGGACGACTTCGCCCTGGTCGGCTACACCAACGGCAGCACCCCGCCCTCGGCGGTGGACCTCTACAACGCCACCACCCGGTCGATCACCGGCGCGAGCACGCCCGCGGTCGGCCTGAGCGTCTCCCGCAGCGGCTCCACCACCGGCGTCCACAGCGGCAAGGTCACCGCCCTGAACGCCACCGTCAACTACGCGGAGGGCACGGTCCGCGGCCTGATCAAGACCAGCGTGTGCGCCGAGCCCGGCGACAGCGGCGGCCCGCTGTTCTCCGGGAACACCGCCCACGGCCTCACCTCCGGCGGCAGCGGCGACTGCACGGTCGGCGGCACCACGTACTTCCAGCCGGTGACCGAGGCACTCGCCGCCTACGGCGTGACCGTCGGCTGA